DNA from Bernardetia sp.:
CATGTCTATTAACTACAAATTTTACAGTTACTTTTCCTTCAATCTCTTGTTTGATAGCTTTTTTCGGATACTTCAAGTTATCATTGATATATTCATAAAAAGATTGCATTCCAGCTTGTGGCACAGCTTTACTCATAACTGCTAAAGGAAGCCCACATTCAATAGGCTCATCTTTAGTAGGTAGTGAAATTTCTAATGGCTCAGGTGCTTCTATACTATCTATCAAAATTTTTTGTACATAATCTATCTTAACAGGTTCTAACTCTTGTGTTTCTTTATTTTCTAAAAATACTTGCAAACAAACATTTTCTTTACTTTGAAATTCAGAATTATTTTTAATTACAAAATCTAATTTTTTATGAAGTTCTGTAAATTTAGCATTTTGCTGTTTTTGATATTGAAAAATATAAAAGATGAAAGCTGCGTTGGAAAAAAGTAAGACGGCTAGAGCTAGCTTAAGAAAGTTTGTTGATGTAGTTTTCATTGTGAGATATTTTTTAGTGATTAACTTTATATCAACACAATGCAAAACGAGATAAGAAGTAACACTTTATTTTTGGGAAATAAAAAAACCTATTCAAACAAATGAATAGGTTTTAGAGTATATTTTTCACTTACTGGGTAAGAGTTGCTTTATATTATCTGTCTAGTTTAAAGACAATAGGAATATTCATACGAACTTTTACAGTTTTTCCACGCTGCTTTGCAGGAGCCCATTTTTTAGACTCTCTAAGTACACGCTCTGCTTCCTCATCGCAGCCTCCACCAATACCTTTTACAGTCTTTACATCTGTAATACTACCATCTTTATCTACAACAAACTGAACAAATACTCTTCCTTGAATACCCATACGTCTAGCTTGTTTTGGATAGTTGAGCTCTTTCTGAACATACTTATAAAAAGCATCCATACCACCTGGGTAAACAGCACTTTGCTCAACAATAGTAAAAACTTGCTCTACTTCTTCTTGCTGACGTGGAGCTTCAATCGCTGTTACATCAGTTACGATATTGTCAATTTCAATTTCTACATCTTCAATCTTAATTTCGATATTTTCGTCTAGCTCAATATCATTTTC
Protein-coding regions in this window:
- a CDS encoding energy transducer TonB — protein: MKTTSTNFLKLALAVLLFSNAAFIFYIFQYQKQQNAKFTELHKKLDFVIKNNSEFQSKENVCLQVFLENKETQELEPVKIDYVQKILIDSIEAPEPLEISLPTKDEPIECGLPLAVMSKAVPQAGMQSFYEYINDNLKYPKKAIKQEIEGKVTVKFVVNRHGEITDVEATNDIGGGCAEEAERVIKNSPKWNPARQRGKKVKTTMRIPIVFNLE
- a CDS encoding energy transducer TonB, which codes for MLGIILIGGLLAISVGLIFLFKAVLDSNGKKILSGDLKQPEIGILRKYYDVDANYYSGLFFSIGLVVSIAMMLVAFTWKFEDTEDLAEYVAPVAEVEEVIDVPLTNIPPPPPPKVQVVTPEEIVEVENDIELDENIEIKIEDVEIEIDNIVTDVTAIEAPRQQEEVEQVFTIVEQSAVYPGGMDAFYKYVQKELNYPKQARRMGIQGRVFVQFVVDKDGSITDVKTVKGIGGGCDEEAERVLRESKKWAPAKQRGKTVKVRMNIPIVFKLDR